In Hoplias malabaricus isolate fHopMal1 chromosome 6, fHopMal1.hap1, whole genome shotgun sequence, a single window of DNA contains:
- the LOC136699778 gene encoding digestive cysteine proteinase 1-like, translating into MGFVGIAVFFGCISVLEATPLLGGTLPNFGDMYHVKGVISLPYAEIKEPFEAWFDLKGRRSRIDYYHGQVCTYQLGKAMPQGVSYKITPVTTETEFNVMKCFQVNGTKEEPVQPQGALPNVQGFQFEQMEYYAGVLCEVWKNVTTIGHKKNTYRLWVTRSEGDASVAVPHHYEMMGYNTLLGSHYDKYLIDYSDFSQQTDPKDFSLPEGMDCGPFPGPGVEHRLLANPIQDLIHTSPVGHVHRLFGHFKEKYERHYETEEEHEKREHNFVHNIRYVHSMNRAGLSYVLSVNHLADRSQAELAVMRGKRGKKTFNNAQPFPPELRSVATPDSLDWRLYGAVTPVKDQAVCGSCWSFATTGALEGALFLKTGEQVVLSQQMLVDCTWGFGNNGCDGGEEWRAYEWIMKHGGISTAESYGGYTGMNGFCHYNSSFLTAQVKSYTNVTSGDVDALKAALFKNGPVAVSIDASQRSFTFYSYGVYYEPKCKNGTDDLDHAVLAVGYGVQDNQSYWLVKNSWSTYWGNSGYVLMSMKDNNCGVATDATYVTLA; encoded by the exons ATGGGCTTTGTGGGTATAGCTGTGTTCTTTGGCTGCATTTCAG TCCTGGAGGCCACTCCGCTCCTCGGCGGAACACTTCCCAATTTCGGCGACATGTATCATGTGAAAG GTGTGATCTCGTTGCCCTATGCTGAGATTAAGGAGCCGTTTGAAGCCTGGTTTGACCTGAAGGGGAGGAGAAGTCGCATTGACTATTATCACG GCCAGGTCTGTACTTATCAGCTTGGTAAAGCAATGCCTCAAGGTGTCAGCTACAAGATCACACCAGTTACAACAGAGACAGAATTCAATGTCATGAAGTGCTTCCAAGTTAATGGCACAAAAGAAGAACCTGTTCAGCCTCAGGGAGCGTTGCCCAATGTACAGGGCTTTCAG TTTGAACAGATGGAATACTATGCGGGTGTTTTGTGTGAAGTGTGGAAGAACGTAACTACTATCGGCCACAAAAAGAACACATATCGTCTGTGGGTAACTCGTTCAGAAGGAGATGCTTCAGTGGCTGTGCCTCACCATTATGAGATGATGGGCTACAACACTCTGCTGGGCTCCCACTATGACAAATACCTCATCGACTACAGTGACTTCAGCCAGCAAACTGACCCAAAAGACTTCAGCCTACCAGAAG GTATGGACTGTGGCCCGTTTCCTGGTCCAGGTGTGGAGCACAGGCTTTTAGCTAATCCCATTCAGGATCTGATTCATACCTCTCCTGTTGGACATGTTCATCGGCTGTTTGGACACTTCAAGGAGAAATATGAGCGCCACTATGAAACTGAAGAGGAGCATGAAAAACGCGAACACAACTTTGTACATAATATTCG GTATGTTCACTCCATGAATAGGGCTGGCTTGTcatatgttctctctgtgaatcaTCTGGCTGATCGATCTCAGGCTGAGTTAGCTGTGATGAGaggaaaaagagggaaaaaaacctTTAATAATGCTCAGCCTTTCCCCCCTGAGCTCCGCTCTGTTGCCACTCCGGATTCCCTGGACTGGAGGCTCTATG gtgcgGTGACCCCTGTAAAGGACCAGGCTGTGTGTGGGTCCTGCTGGAGTTTTGCCACCACTGGAGCACTTGAAGGGGCATTGTTTCTCAAG ACAGGGGAGCAGGTGGTTTTGTCTCAGCAGATGCTAGTTGACTGTACATGGGGTTTTGGTAATAATGGCTGTGATGGAGGAGAGGAGTGGAGGGCATATGAATGGATCATGAAACATGGTGGCATCTCGACTGCAGAGAGCTATGGAGGATACACGGGCATG aaTGGATTCTGTCACTACAATTCATCGTTTCTTACTGCTCAAGTGAAGAGTTACACTAATGTCACCAGTGGAGATGTGGATGCTCTGAAGGCTGCTCTATTTAAAAATGGCCCTGTGGCAGTCAGCATTGATGCTTCTCAGCGCTCCTTCACCTTCTACAGTTATGGAGTGTATTATGAACCCAAATGCA AGAATGGGACTGATGACTTGGATCATGCTGTGCTGGCGGTGGGATACGGAGTACAGGATAACCAGTCATACTGGCTAGTGAAGAACTCCTGGTCCACATACTGGGGAAACAGTGGCTATGTGCTTATGTCTATGAAAGACAACAACTGTGGGGTTGCCACTGATGCAACATACGTTACATTGGCCTAA
- the sytl1 gene encoding synaptotagmin-like protein 1 isoform X2 — translation MEEEAAQLDLSHLTEVEQTMILNVLLRDAKLCQREEGRICKLQQVESDPVRLRSLSGAWFNEERAKRYQNKGIDIVHSSIRRKKRGKDMPVMSMFEEQKEQNSSETQEESTEEDTAVMKYTEITDKKVEEEEMRNSPNLSVPPEPRPRTKHSPKNTDNTDGSSGPEESVEGSEVVEDRALQNTSPTQQVDSEGDIDSGSTELDNTKFGSVNSLNSSHMMTGSLMSLYSMGDFGDVPVTGKIQFSLHYDPKKEELHVRVCRCQDLAPAHKKRSDPYVKVYLLPDNTSRSKRKTSVKRKTLNPVYDEILKYKVRMSELQARVLSVSVWHLERVKRNLFLGEVEVGLSHWDWGRSQPTWYTLQPRVQMNPDAIISRGTILFSVKSIPSGSEGGGYPLTGEVHIWLREVIGLLPPKRGVPNTYVKSVVLPDETGVSGQQTRVVRGTVSPVFNHTMVYDGFQPSDLTQACTELTVWNSSKCLGGVRLSIGSGVSYGQAVCWMDSTEEEMSVWNTVIGNPNSWVDAALPVRTNLQLCSE, via the exons ATGGAGGAAGAAGCTGCTCAACTGGATTTGAGTCACCTGACCGAAGTGGAACAAACCATGATTTTAAATGTACTGTTGAGGGATGCTAAGTTATGCCAGCGAGAGGAGGGTCGGATCTG caaGCTACAGCAAGTGGAGTCCGATCCTGTGCGTCTGCGCTCTCTCAGTGGAGCATGGTTTAATGAAGAGCGGGCCAAACGTTATCAAAACAAAGGGATCGACATTGTCCACTCCTCCATACGCCGCAAAAAACGAGGCAAAG aTATGCCTGTGATGTCAATGTTTGAGGAACAGAAAGAACAGAATTCATCTGAGACGCAAGAAGAAAGTACAGAGGaggacacagcagtgatgaaaTATACAGAAATAACAGACAAAAAAGTAGAAGAGGAAGAAATGAGAAATAG TCCCAACCTCAGTGTGCCCCCTGAACCACGGCCCAGGACGAAACATTCCCCCAAG AATACAGACAACACAGATGGTAGTTCAGGACCTGAAG AAAGTGTTGAAGGTTCAGAGGTTGTAGAAGACAGAGCACTGCAGAACACTTCCCCAACACAGCAA GTTGACTCAGAAGGTGATATTGACTCAGGCAGCACTGAACTGGACAACACCAAATTTGGCTCAGTCAACAGTTTGAACTCCAGTCATATG ATGACTGGAAGCCTGATGAGTCTCTACAGTATGGGGGATTTTGGAGATGTTCCTGTTACAGGGAAGATTCAGTTCTCTCTGCACTATGACCCTAAAAAAGAGGAGCTTCATGTTCGTGTGTGTCGTTGTCAGGACCTGGCTCCAGCACACAAAAAACGTTCTGACCC GTATGTAAAAGTTTACCTTCTCCCAGACAACACATCTCGCAGTAAACGAAAAACCTCAGTAAAGCGGAAAACCCTGAATCCTGTTTATGATGAAATCCTTAAA TATAAAGTGCGTATGTCAGAGCTGCAGGCACGTGtgctgagtgtgtctgtgtggcacTTGGAACGTGTGAAGAGGAATCTCTTTCTTggggaggtggaggtggggCTTAGTCATTGGGATTGGGGGCGGAGTCAACCCACCTGGTACACTCTCCAGCCCAGG gtACAAATGAATCCTGATGCTATCATCAGCAGAGGAACAATTCTTTTTTCAGTTAAATCCATACCATCTGGCTCTGAAG GAGGAGGCTACCCACTGACTGGTGAGGTGCATATTTGGCTGAGAGAGGTCATTGGACTCCTTCCTCCAAAGCGTGGTGTTCCCAACACCTATGTTAAAag tgtggTTTTGCCAGATGAGACCGGTGTTAGCGGTCAGCAGACACGGGTGGTCCGTGGTACGGTCAGTCCTGTGTTCAACCACACAATGGTATATGACGGCTTTCAGCCCAGTGACCTCACTCAGGCCTGCACAGAGCTCACTGTGTGGAACTCGTCCAAGTGCCTGGGAGGAGTGCGCCTCAGCATCGGATCAG GTGTTAGTTATGGTCAGGCAGTTTGTTGGATGGACTCCACTGAAGAGGAGATGAGTGTGTGGAACACAGTCATTGGAAACCCAAACAGCTGGGTGGATGCTGCACTGCCAGTCAGAACCAACCTCCAGCTGTGCTCAGAGTAA
- the sytl1 gene encoding synaptotagmin-like protein 1 isoform X1, whose protein sequence is MEEEAAQLDLSHLTEVEQTMILNVLLRDAKLCQREEGRICKLQQVESDPVRLRSLSGAWFNEERAKRYQNKGIDIVHSSIRRKKRGKDMPVMSMFEEQKEQNSSETQEESTEEDTAVMKYTEITDKKVEEEEMRNSPNLSVPPEPRPRTKHSPKKNTDNTDGSSGPEESVEGSEVVEDRALQNTSPTQQVDSEGDIDSGSTELDNTKFGSVNSLNSSHMMTGSLMSLYSMGDFGDVPVTGKIQFSLHYDPKKEELHVRVCRCQDLAPAHKKRSDPYVKVYLLPDNTSRSKRKTSVKRKTLNPVYDEILKYKVRMSELQARVLSVSVWHLERVKRNLFLGEVEVGLSHWDWGRSQPTWYTLQPRVQMNPDAIISRGTILFSVKSIPSGSEGGGYPLTGEVHIWLREVIGLLPPKRGVPNTYVKSVVLPDETGVSGQQTRVVRGTVSPVFNHTMVYDGFQPSDLTQACTELTVWNSSKCLGGVRLSIGSGVSYGQAVCWMDSTEEEMSVWNTVIGNPNSWVDAALPVRTNLQLCSE, encoded by the exons ATGGAGGAAGAAGCTGCTCAACTGGATTTGAGTCACCTGACCGAAGTGGAACAAACCATGATTTTAAATGTACTGTTGAGGGATGCTAAGTTATGCCAGCGAGAGGAGGGTCGGATCTG caaGCTACAGCAAGTGGAGTCCGATCCTGTGCGTCTGCGCTCTCTCAGTGGAGCATGGTTTAATGAAGAGCGGGCCAAACGTTATCAAAACAAAGGGATCGACATTGTCCACTCCTCCATACGCCGCAAAAAACGAGGCAAAG aTATGCCTGTGATGTCAATGTTTGAGGAACAGAAAGAACAGAATTCATCTGAGACGCAAGAAGAAAGTACAGAGGaggacacagcagtgatgaaaTATACAGAAATAACAGACAAAAAAGTAGAAGAGGAAGAAATGAGAAATAG TCCCAACCTCAGTGTGCCCCCTGAACCACGGCCCAGGACGAAACATTCCCCCAAG AAGAATACAGACAACACAGATGGTAGTTCAGGACCTGAAG AAAGTGTTGAAGGTTCAGAGGTTGTAGAAGACAGAGCACTGCAGAACACTTCCCCAACACAGCAA GTTGACTCAGAAGGTGATATTGACTCAGGCAGCACTGAACTGGACAACACCAAATTTGGCTCAGTCAACAGTTTGAACTCCAGTCATATG ATGACTGGAAGCCTGATGAGTCTCTACAGTATGGGGGATTTTGGAGATGTTCCTGTTACAGGGAAGATTCAGTTCTCTCTGCACTATGACCCTAAAAAAGAGGAGCTTCATGTTCGTGTGTGTCGTTGTCAGGACCTGGCTCCAGCACACAAAAAACGTTCTGACCC GTATGTAAAAGTTTACCTTCTCCCAGACAACACATCTCGCAGTAAACGAAAAACCTCAGTAAAGCGGAAAACCCTGAATCCTGTTTATGATGAAATCCTTAAA TATAAAGTGCGTATGTCAGAGCTGCAGGCACGTGtgctgagtgtgtctgtgtggcacTTGGAACGTGTGAAGAGGAATCTCTTTCTTggggaggtggaggtggggCTTAGTCATTGGGATTGGGGGCGGAGTCAACCCACCTGGTACACTCTCCAGCCCAGG gtACAAATGAATCCTGATGCTATCATCAGCAGAGGAACAATTCTTTTTTCAGTTAAATCCATACCATCTGGCTCTGAAG GAGGAGGCTACCCACTGACTGGTGAGGTGCATATTTGGCTGAGAGAGGTCATTGGACTCCTTCCTCCAAAGCGTGGTGTTCCCAACACCTATGTTAAAag tgtggTTTTGCCAGATGAGACCGGTGTTAGCGGTCAGCAGACACGGGTGGTCCGTGGTACGGTCAGTCCTGTGTTCAACCACACAATGGTATATGACGGCTTTCAGCCCAGTGACCTCACTCAGGCCTGCACAGAGCTCACTGTGTGGAACTCGTCCAAGTGCCTGGGAGGAGTGCGCCTCAGCATCGGATCAG GTGTTAGTTATGGTCAGGCAGTTTGTTGGATGGACTCCACTGAAGAGGAGATGAGTGTGTGGAACACAGTCATTGGAAACCCAAACAGCTGGGTGGATGCTGCACTGCCAGTCAGAACCAACCTCCAGCTGTGCTCAGAGTAA